In one Thioclava sp. ES.031 genomic region, the following are encoded:
- a CDS encoding oligosaccharide flippase family protein: MLRTAILILSGNAATSALMLARNLAIARLIPVADYGVAATFAMVMAVIEMGSTLGLQQQIVQSKRGDDPAFQAALQGFQLLRGVIAAAALFVLAGPIAGFLTIPEAAPAYRWLALVPLLTAAQHFDIHRAQRRGHYRPMLLTGALPALAALIAIWPLSRLFDGWQVALWAILLHAALGVLVSHLMAERRYRLRLDRAEMRANLRFGAPLLANAALMYLVFQGDKIIVGRLAGMEALAVFAMGMTLTLTPTLIGAKSVQNLFLPKLSAAHGRADALAHRQLAGATFEGMFLTGSILLLGTVLIGPLVVTALLGAKYASLLPLLIPFALMNALRAIKNGPSTVALSAGQTDNGFWGNLPRIAVLPLSYWALIETGSVVPVIWLGVAGEAIGLGVALWRLSRVMALPQVGRAALTTALVLIAIPVITLAAPGALVIWPIALILIAVHLAALPHLRAYFGRPQTSTA; this comes from the coding sequence ATGCTTCGCACCGCGATCCTCATCCTCAGCGGGAACGCCGCCACCTCGGCGCTGATGCTCGCGCGCAACCTCGCGATCGCGCGGCTGATCCCGGTCGCCGATTACGGCGTGGCCGCGACCTTCGCGATGGTGATGGCGGTGATCGAGATGGGCTCGACGCTGGGGCTGCAGCAGCAGATCGTGCAGTCGAAGCGCGGCGACGACCCGGCGTTTCAGGCGGCACTGCAAGGTTTCCAACTGCTGCGCGGCGTGATCGCGGCGGCGGCGCTGTTCGTGCTGGCCGGGCCGATCGCCGGCTTCCTCACTATCCCAGAGGCCGCCCCTGCCTATCGCTGGCTCGCGCTGGTGCCGCTCCTGACGGCGGCGCAGCATTTCGACATCCACCGCGCCCAGCGCAGGGGCCACTATCGCCCGATGCTGCTGACGGGCGCCCTGCCCGCACTGGCCGCGCTGATCGCGATCTGGCCGCTCTCGCGCCTCTTCGACGGCTGGCAGGTGGCGCTTTGGGCGATCCTGCTGCACGCAGCCCTCGGCGTTCTGGTCTCGCACCTGATGGCCGAGCGCCGCTACCGCCTGCGCCTCGACCGCGCCGAGATGCGCGCGAACCTGCGTTTCGGCGCGCCGCTTCTGGCCAATGCGGCCCTGATGTATCTGGTCTTTCAGGGCGACAAGATCATCGTCGGGCGGCTGGCGGGGATGGAGGCGCTGGCGGTCTTCGCGATGGGCATGACGCTGACGCTGACGCCCACGCTGATCGGCGCGAAATCGGTGCAGAACCTCTTTCTGCCGAAACTCTCGGCCGCACATGGCCGTGCGGACGCCCTCGCGCATCGCCAGCTTGCCGGGGCGACCTTCGAGGGGATGTTCCTCACCGGATCGATCCTGTTGCTGGGCACGGTCCTGATCGGACCGCTCGTCGTCACGGCCCTTCTGGGGGCGAAATATGCGAGCCTCCTGCCGCTCCTGATCCCCTTCGCGCTGATGAATGCGCTCCGCGCGATCAAGAACGGGCCGAGCACGGTCGCGCTCTCGGCGGGGCAGACCGATAACGGCTTTTGGGGGAACCTGCCCCGGATCGCGGTTCTCCCGTTGAGTTATTGGGCGCTGATCGAGACCGGTTCGGTCGTGCCGGTGATCTGGCTCGGGGTCGCGGGCGAGGCGATCGGTCTTGGCGTGGCGCTCTGGCGGCTGTCGCGGGTCATGGCGCTGCCTCAGGTTGGCCGCGCCGCGCTGACGACCGCGCTCGTGTTGATCGCGATCCCGGTGATCACACTTGCCGCGCCCGGCGCGCTGGTGATCTGGCCGATCGCGCTGATCCTGATCGCGGTGCACCTTGCCGCCCTGCCCCATCTGCGGGCCTATTTCGGACGCCCGCAAACCAGCACTGCCTGA
- a CDS encoding SH3 domain-containing protein, which produces MNRLLGYVFVAALSLGAPVLAEEMREVPVYFAAGADNAVLSDRIKGYDSVIYTIGAEAGQTIDIKLSTNHTATYFNLYGPGTEPGDQAIMNSQFTPEINHYTGTLPSSGTYKISVYMMRSAARRDEVANFEIRIGITGATGAIVQGDYADGLQGGPDFWQVQTGDINDPLNLRAGPSTGATIIGRFPEGAILRNMGCRMSEGQRWCNVAATEGSLTGWVAGRYLREGAAPPPRRVEPETRDQQVQFAPGTSGAVLRSTLAPGAAVNYRLGAREKQFLTAQLQTGSPAVHFNIFTPDGELLYESRGGRRDYRGQLWLNGENRITVYNIGDAPAPFTMIVGIE; this is translated from the coding sequence ATGAACCGGCTTCTGGGATATGTCTTCGTCGCGGCGCTCAGCCTTGGGGCGCCCGTTCTGGCGGAAGAGATGCGCGAGGTTCCGGTCTATTTCGCAGCCGGAGCGGATAACGCGGTTCTGAGCGATCGCATCAAGGGCTATGACAGCGTGATCTACACGATCGGCGCCGAGGCCGGTCAGACGATCGATATCAAGCTGTCCACGAACCACACCGCCACCTATTTCAACCTCTACGGCCCCGGAACGGAGCCCGGAGATCAGGCGATCATGAACAGCCAGTTCACGCCCGAGATCAATCACTATACCGGCACGCTGCCCAGCTCGGGGACCTACAAGATTTCGGTATACATGATGCGCTCGGCGGCGCGGCGCGACGAGGTCGCGAATTTCGAGATCCGGATCGGGATCACCGGGGCGACCGGCGCGATCGTGCAGGGCGACTATGCCGACGGGCTGCAGGGCGGGCCGGATTTCTGGCAGGTCCAGACTGGCGATATCAACGATCCGCTGAACCTGCGCGCGGGGCCCTCGACCGGAGCTACGATCATCGGGCGGTTCCCCGAGGGGGCGATCCTGCGCAACATGGGTTGCCGCATGTCCGAGGGTCAGCGCTGGTGCAATGTTGCGGCAACCGAAGGCTCTCTGACCGGCTGGGTCGCCGGACGCTACCTGCGCGAAGGCGCTGCCCCACCGCCGCGCAGGGTCGAACCCGAGACGCGCGATCAGCAGGTCCAGTTCGCCCCCGGCACGAGCGGCGCGGTGCTGAGATCGACCCTCGCCCCCGGAGCAGCGGTCAATTACCGGCTCGGCGCGCGGGAAAAGCAATTCCTGACGGCACAGCTACAGACCGGCTCGCCTGCGGTGCATTTCAACATCTTCACCCCGGATGGCGAGCTTCTATACGAGAGCCGCGGCGGCAGGCGCGACTATCGCGGGCAGCTCTGGCTGAACGGCGAGAACCGGATCACGGTCTACAATATCGGCGACGCCCCGGCCCCCTTCACGATGATCGTCGGGATCGAGTGA
- a CDS encoding zinc ribbon domain-containing protein YjdM, which translates to MSDTLPPCPECNSSFTYEMDALLICPECGHEWSASGDADAPAEVRDAVGNVLNDGDTVTVIKDLKVKGSSSVVKVGTKVRGIRLVDGDHDIDCKVPGIGQMGLKSQFVKKVSE; encoded by the coding sequence ATGAGCGATACCTTGCCCCCGTGCCCCGAATGCAACTCGTCCTTCACTTACGAGATGGACGCCCTCCTGATCTGTCCCGAATGCGGCCATGAATGGTCGGCCTCGGGTGACGCGGATGCGCCCGCCGAGGTGCGCGACGCGGTCGGCAACGTGCTGAACGACGGCGACACGGTGACCGTGATCAAGGACCTCAAGGTGAAGGGCTCCTCCTCGGTCGTGAAGGTCGGCACCAAGGTGCGCGGCATTCGTCTCGTGGACGGCGATCACGACATCGACTGCAAGGTGCCCGGCATCGGTCAGATGGGGCTGAAGTCGCAATTCGTGAAAAAGGTTTCCGAGTAA
- a CDS encoding HD domain-containing protein — MTASGPTVSFTQMKDGTREDYELLEELEKPFLAGTADRLLRELAAQAEETLSGYQITRLEHGLQAATRARRDGADLDWVVAALLHDIGDRLAPQNHDRMAAEILRPYVREEVSWVVEHHGIFQIAYYGHHYGWDPEERQKFKDHPCYNSCEQFCERWDQSSFDPAYPMDPLESFVEDVRTVFARKAYAPEVLRAGEVHGLPDPA, encoded by the coding sequence ATGACCGCATCCGGACCGACAGTCTCCTTCACCCAGATGAAAGACGGCACCCGCGAGGATTACGAACTGCTCGAAGAGCTGGAAAAGCCCTTCCTTGCAGGCACGGCGGACCGGCTGTTGCGCGAATTGGCCGCACAGGCGGAGGAGACGCTGTCGGGCTACCAGATCACGCGGCTCGAACACGGGCTGCAGGCGGCAACGCGGGCGCGGCGCGACGGGGCGGATCTCGACTGGGTCGTGGCGGCGCTGCTGCACGATATCGGCGACCGGCTCGCCCCGCAGAACCACGACCGGATGGCCGCCGAAATCCTGCGCCCCTATGTCCGCGAGGAGGTCTCGTGGGTGGTGGAGCATCACGGCATCTTCCAGATCGCCTATTACGGCCATCACTACGGCTGGGACCCGGAAGAGCGGCAGAAGTTCAAGGATCATCCCTGTTACAACAGCTGCGAGCAATTCTGCGAGCGCTGGGATCAGTCGAGCTTCGATCCGGCCTATCCGATGGACCCGCTGGAGAGCTTCGTCGAGGATGTCCGCACGGTATTTGCCCGCAAGGCCTATGCGCCCGAAGTGTTGCGCGCGGGCGAGGTTCACGGCCTGCCAGACCCGGCCTGA
- a CDS encoding vitamin B12-dependent ribonucleotide reductase, whose protein sequence is MKIERKFTTDETGAYGALEFTTTTSEIRNPDGKVVFRNESVEVPGRWSQVASDVLAQKYFRKAGVPAALKKVKEKGVPEFLWRSVPDEEALAQLPEEARYTGENSAKQVFDRLAGAWCYWGWKGGYFSTEADAQAYYDEMRFMLAEQMAAPNSPQWFNTGLHWAYGIDGPGQGHFYVDHKSGKLTSSTSAYEHPQPHACFIQSVSDDLVKEGGIMDLWVREARLFKYGSGTGTNFSSLRAEGESLSGGGKSSGLMGFLKIGDRAAGAIKSGGTTRRAAKMVICDMDHPDIEEFVNWKVIEEQKVASLVAGSKLHERELNGIFTAIREFDGSTETSVDPSQNEALKDAIKSAKRVMIPETYINRVLQYARQGYASIEFPTYDTDWDSEAYVSVSGQNSNNSVRVTNAFLKAVKDDADWELIRRTDGKVAKTVKARDLWEQVGHAAWACADPGIQFHDTVNEWHTCPEDGAIRGSNPCSEYMFLDDTACNLASMNLLTFYKDGKFDAESYMHATRLWTVTLEISVLMAQFPSKEIAQRSYDFRTLGLGYANIGGLLMNMGLGYDSKEGRALCGALTAVMTGVSYATSAEMAGELGAFPGYEKNAKHMLRVIRNHRNAAYGKTEGYEALETKPVALDHKGCPDQDLVALATQAWDEALALGEKHGYRNAQVSVIAPTGTIGLVMDCDTTGIEPDFALVKFKKLAGGGYFKIINRSVPGALETLGYGSAQIEEIIAYAVGHASLGNCPDINTTALIGHGFGPREIEKVEAALPTAFDIRFVFNQWTLGEEFCTQTLGIPAEKLNDPTFDMLRHLGFTKKQIDAANDHVCGTMTLEGAPHLKDEHLSVFDCANPCGKKGKRYLSVDSHIYMMAAAQSFISGAISKTINMANHASIEDVKAAYELSWSLGIKANALYRDGSKLSQPLAAALVEDDEEAEEILATGSTQEKAAVLAEKIVEKVLVKEIVRSHREKLPERRKGYTQKAVVGGHKVYLRTGEYHDGTLGEIFIDMHKEGAGFRAMMNNFAIAVSVGLQYGVPLEEFVDAFTFTKFEPAGMVQGNDSIKNATSILDYVFRELAVSYLDRTDLAHIKPEGTSFDDLGGGENEGKRADGNVEPISENASKSLEVLRQISSTGYLRKRLPQELMVLQGGVDVVTSQMPAQSAQARASSSTAVSSGGVQMDARAKAKMQGYEGEACGDCGNYTLVRNGTCMKCNTCGATSGCS, encoded by the coding sequence ATGAAGATCGAACGGAAGTTCACCACCGACGAAACCGGCGCTTACGGCGCGCTGGAATTCACGACGACCACGTCTGAGATTCGCAATCCCGACGGGAAAGTGGTGTTCCGAAACGAGTCGGTCGAAGTGCCCGGCCGCTGGAGCCAGGTGGCGTCCGACGTGCTCGCGCAGAAATACTTCCGCAAGGCCGGCGTTCCGGCGGCGCTGAAGAAGGTCAAGGAAAAGGGCGTGCCGGAATTCCTGTGGCGCTCGGTCCCCGATGAAGAGGCGCTTGCTCAGCTCCCCGAAGAGGCGCGCTACACCGGTGAAAATTCGGCCAAGCAAGTGTTCGACCGTCTCGCCGGTGCCTGGTGCTATTGGGGCTGGAAGGGCGGCTACTTCTCCACGGAAGCTGATGCGCAGGCTTACTATGACGAGATGCGCTTCATGCTGGCCGAACAGATGGCCGCGCCGAACTCGCCGCAATGGTTCAACACCGGCCTGCATTGGGCTTACGGCATCGACGGCCCCGGTCAGGGTCACTTCTATGTCGATCACAAGTCGGGCAAGCTGACCTCCTCGACCTCGGCCTACGAGCATCCGCAGCCCCATGCCTGCTTCATCCAGTCGGTCTCGGACGATCTGGTGAAAGAGGGCGGGATCATGGACCTCTGGGTCCGTGAGGCGCGCCTGTTCAAATACGGCTCGGGCACCGGCACCAACTTCTCGAGTCTACGCGCCGAGGGCGAGAGCCTGTCTGGCGGCGGCAAATCCTCGGGCCTGATGGGCTTCCTCAAGATCGGCGACCGTGCGGCGGGCGCGATCAAGTCGGGCGGCACCACGCGCCGCGCGGCGAAGATGGTGATCTGCGACATGGATCACCCCGATATCGAGGAATTCGTCAACTGGAAGGTCATCGAAGAGCAGAAAGTGGCCTCGCTGGTCGCGGGCTCCAAGCTGCATGAGCGTGAGCTGAACGGCATCTTCACCGCGATCCGCGAATTCGACGGCTCGACGGAGACCTCGGTCGATCCTAGCCAGAACGAGGCGCTGAAAGACGCGATCAAATCCGCCAAGCGCGTGATGATCCCGGAGACCTATATCAACCGCGTGCTGCAATACGCGCGGCAGGGTTACGCCAGCATCGAATTCCCGACCTACGACACGGATTGGGACTCGGAAGCCTATGTCTCGGTTTCGGGTCAGAACTCGAACAACTCGGTGCGCGTCACCAACGCTTTCCTGAAAGCGGTGAAGGACGATGCCGATTGGGAACTGATCCGCCGCACCGATGGCAAGGTCGCCAAGACCGTGAAGGCGCGCGATCTGTGGGAGCAGGTCGGCCACGCCGCCTGGGCCTGCGCCGATCCGGGCATCCAGTTCCACGACACCGTCAACGAATGGCACACCTGCCCCGAAGACGGTGCGATCCGCGGCTCGAACCCGTGCTCGGAATACATGTTCCTCGACGACACGGCCTGCAACCTCGCCTCGATGAACCTGCTGACCTTCTACAAGGATGGCAAGTTCGACGCGGAAAGCTACATGCACGCCACCCGCCTGTGGACCGTGACGCTGGAAATCTCGGTGCTGATGGCTCAGTTCCCCTCGAAGGAGATCGCGCAGCGCAGCTATGACTTCCGCACGCTGGGCCTCGGCTACGCCAATATCGGCGGCCTGCTGATGAACATGGGTCTGGGCTACGACAGCAAAGAGGGCCGGGCGCTGTGTGGCGCGCTGACCGCGGTGATGACCGGTGTCTCTTACGCCACTTCGGCCGAGATGGCGGGCGAGCTGGGCGCCTTCCCGGGTTACGAGAAGAACGCCAAGCACATGCTGCGCGTCATCCGCAACCACCGCAACGCGGCCTACGGCAAGACCGAGGGCTACGAGGCGCTCGAGACCAAGCCGGTCGCGCTCGATCACAAGGGTTGCCCCGATCAGGATCTGGTCGCGCTCGCCACCCAAGCCTGGGACGAGGCGCTGGCGCTGGGCGAGAAGCACGGCTACCGCAACGCGCAGGTGTCGGTGATCGCGCCGACCGGGACGATCGGTCTGGTGATGGATTGCGACACCACCGGGATCGAGCCGGACTTCGCGCTGGTGAAGTTCAAGAAGCTCGCAGGCGGCGGTTACTTCAAGATCATCAACCGCTCGGTGCCGGGCGCGCTCGAGACGCTGGGCTACGGCTCGGCGCAGATCGAAGAGATCATCGCCTATGCGGTGGGGCACGCCAGCCTCGGCAACTGCCCCGACATCAACACCACGGCGCTGATCGGCCACGGCTTCGGCCCGCGCGAGATCGAGAAGGTCGAGGCCGCGCTGCCGACCGCCTTCGATATCCGCTTCGTCTTCAACCAGTGGACGCTGGGCGAGGAGTTCTGCACCCAGACGCTGGGCATCCCGGCCGAGAAGCTGAACGATCCGACCTTCGACATGCTGCGCCACCTCGGCTTCACCAAGAAGCAGATCGACGCCGCCAACGACCATGTCTGCGGGACGATGACGCTGGAAGGGGCGCCTCACCTGAAGGACGAGCACCTGAGCGTGTTCGACTGCGCCAACCCCTGCGGCAAGAAGGGCAAGCGCTACCTCAGCGTCGACAGCCACATCTACATGATGGCCGCCGCGCAGAGCTTCATCTCGGGGGCGATCTCGAAGACGATCAACATGGCGAACCACGCCTCGATCGAAGACGTGAAAGCGGCTTACGAGCTCAGCTGGTCGCTCGGCATCAAGGCCAACGCGCTCTATCGTGACGGTTCCAAGCTGTCGCAGCCGCTGGCCGCCGCGCTGGTCGAGGATGACGAGGAGGCCGAGGAAATCCTCGCCACCGGTTCGACCCAGGAAAAGGCCGCCGTGCTCGCCGAGAAGATCGTCGAGAAGGTGCTGGTCAAGGAGATCGTGCGCAGCCACCGCGAGAAGCTCCCCGAGCGCCGCAAGGGCTACACCCAGAAGGCGGTCGTGGGCGGCCACAAGGTCTATCTGCGCACCGGCGAATACCACGACGGCACGCTGGGCGAGATCTTCATCGACATGCACAAGGAAGGCGCTGGCTTCCGGGCGATGATGAACAACTTCGCGATCGCCGTGTCGGTCGGCCTGCAATATGGCGTGCCGCTGGAGGAGTTCGTGGACGCCTTCACCTTCACCAAGTTCGAACCCGCCGGCATGGTTCAGGGCAACGACTCGATCAAGAACGCGACCTCGATCCTCGACTACGTGTTCCGCGAACTGGCCGTGTCCTATCTCGACCGCACGGACCTCGCGCATATCAAGCCCGAGGGCACCAGCTTCGACGATCTGGGCGGTGGCGAGAACGAGGGCAAGCGCGCCGATGGCAATGTCGAGCCGATCTCGGAGAACGCCTCGAAATCGCTCGAAGTGCTGCGCCAGATTTCCTCGACCGGCTACCTGCGCAAGCGCCTGCCGCAAGAGCTGATGGTGCTGCAGGGCGGCGTGGACGTCGTGACCTCGCAGATGCCCGCGCAAAGCGCGCAGGCCCGTGCCTCCAGCTCCACCGCGGTCTCCTCTGGCGGTGTCCAGATGGATGCCCGCGCCAAGGCTAAGATGCAGGGCTACGAGGGCGAGGCCTGCGGCGATTGCGGCAACTACACGCTCGTGCGCAACGGCACCTGCATGAAGTGCAACACCTGCGGGGCGACCAGCGGTTGCTCTTGA
- a CDS encoding DUF192 domain-containing protein translates to MGCRLEIRALSAALFLAVTPGLAAAEGAQCRDDLAILRTGNQPVSFTVEIADSSAERAQGLMGRREMDEGAGMLFIYEHAREVAFWMHDTPLPLDMVFIDPTGEVVKVAANTTPNDDTPIPSGAPVRYVLEINAGMAARHGIAPGTQLAHPSVDPAQAAFPCE, encoded by the coding sequence ATGGGATGCAGGCTTGAAATCCGGGCGCTGAGCGCCGCGCTTTTCCTTGCCGTAACGCCGGGCCTCGCCGCGGCGGAAGGGGCGCAGTGCCGCGATGACCTCGCTATTCTGCGCACCGGGAACCAGCCGGTCAGCTTCACGGTCGAGATTGCCGATAGCAGCGCCGAGCGCGCGCAGGGCCTGATGGGGCGGCGCGAGATGGACGAAGGGGCAGGGATGCTCTTCATCTATGAGCATGCGCGGGAGGTGGCTTTCTGGATGCATGACACGCCGCTGCCGCTCGATATGGTGTTCATCGATCCGACGGGCGAAGTGGTGAAGGTCGCGGCCAATACTACGCCCAATGACGACACCCCGATTCCCTCCGGCGCACCGGTGCGCTACGTGCTCGAGATCAATGCCGGAATGGCGGCGCGCCACGGCATCGCGCCGGGCACGCAGCTGGCGCATCCCAGCGTCGATCCCGCGCAGGCCGCATTTCCCTGCGAATGA
- a CDS encoding cold-shock protein — MLGESEAELREVTGTVKWFDPVKGFGFIVDGEGGPDILLHANVLRNFGQGSIADHARIRVQMQLTPRGAQAVEVLEILPPEGEPVAPIEDLGDNTFDDIAALPLEPARVKWFEKSKGFGFANVFENDEDIFIHMEVLRRSGFADLTPGEAVCLRVIEGKRGRMAAQVLAWDAGLKSGR; from the coding sequence ATGCTGGGGGAGTCCGAGGCAGAGCTTCGTGAGGTGACCGGCACCGTCAAATGGTTCGACCCTGTCAAAGGGTTCGGCTTCATCGTCGATGGCGAAGGAGGGCCGGACATCCTGCTTCATGCGAATGTTCTGCGCAATTTCGGTCAGGGCTCGATTGCCGATCACGCGCGGATTCGCGTCCAGATGCAGCTGACCCCGCGCGGCGCGCAGGCGGTCGAGGTTTTGGAGATTCTACCTCCGGAAGGCGAGCCCGTCGCGCCGATTGAGGATCTGGGCGACAACACGTTCGACGATATCGCGGCGCTGCCATTGGAGCCCGCGCGGGTGAAGTGGTTCGAAAAGTCCAAGGGCTTCGGCTTTGCCAATGTCTTCGAGAATGACGAGGACATCTTCATCCATATGGAAGTTCTGCGCCGGTCGGGTTTTGCCGATCTGACCCCCGGCGAAGCGGTGTGCCTGCGGGTGATCGAAGGCAAGCGCGGTCGGATGGCGGCACAGGTTCTCGCATGGGATGCAGGCTTGAAATCCGGGCGCTGA
- the pdxH gene encoding pyridoxamine 5'-phosphate oxidase: MSDRTGIFAGDDPFAIAQTWLDEAADTEINDPNAIALATVDPDGLPNARMVLLKEIEGRDMPSGGAFVFYTNYGSVKAQEIESAGKAAFVMHWKSLRRQIRVRGMVEREEGPQADAYYKSRSLKSRLGAWASRQSEPLSSRSALMAEVAKVTASHGANPDRPPFWGGFRIKPLELEFWADGSFRLHDRFRWSRQTLADQWVVTRLNP; this comes from the coding sequence ATGAGTGACAGAACCGGAATTTTCGCAGGCGACGATCCCTTTGCCATCGCGCAGACATGGCTGGACGAGGCCGCGGACACCGAGATCAACGATCCCAACGCGATTGCCCTGGCGACGGTCGATCCGGACGGGTTGCCCAATGCGCGGATGGTTCTTCTCAAGGAAATCGAGGGGCGCGACATGCCCTCCGGCGGGGCTTTCGTCTTCTACACCAACTACGGATCGGTGAAGGCGCAGGAGATCGAAAGCGCCGGAAAAGCCGCCTTCGTGATGCATTGGAAATCGCTGCGCCGCCAGATTCGGGTTCGCGGTATGGTTGAGCGCGAGGAGGGGCCGCAGGCGGACGCCTACTACAAGTCGCGCTCGCTGAAATCGCGTCTCGGCGCCTGGGCCTCGCGACAAAGTGAGCCGCTGAGTTCGCGCAGCGCCTTGATGGCGGAGGTCGCGAAGGTAACCGCGAGCCACGGTGCGAATCCCGATCGACCGCCGTTTTGGGGAGGGTTCAGAATCAAGCCGTTGGAGCTGGAATTCTGGGCAGACGGTTCTTTTCGCCTTCATGATCGCTTCCGCTGGAGCCGGCAAACCCTTGCCGATCAGTGGGTTGTGACCCGCTTGAACCCCTGA
- the fabI gene encoding enoyl-ACP reductase FabI produces the protein MSNNLMAGKRGLIMGLANDKSIAWGIAKALADAGAELAFSFQGEALKKRVGPLAEQLGSDILVECDVASGDSIQTLFETLRTHWDSIDFVVHAIGFSDKSELRGRYVDTSRDNFKSTMDISVYSFTAVCKEAAAMMNEGGSLLTLTYYGAEQVMPHYNVMGVAKAALEASVMYIAEDLGKDGIRCNAISAGPIKTLAASGIGDFRYIMKWNELNSPLRRNVTQEEVGKAALYLLSDLGSGTTGETLHVDAGYHVVGMKAVDAPDIDVVTKRKE, from the coding sequence ATGTCAAACAACCTGATGGCAGGCAAGCGCGGGCTGATTATGGGCCTTGCGAATGACAAATCCATCGCCTGGGGCATCGCCAAAGCCCTCGCGGATGCTGGTGCGGAGCTGGCCTTCTCGTTCCAGGGCGAGGCGCTCAAGAAGCGCGTGGGGCCGCTGGCCGAACAGCTCGGCTCCGATATCCTCGTGGAATGCGACGTCGCCAGCGGCGACTCGATCCAGACGCTCTTCGAGACGCTGCGCACCCATTGGGACAGCATCGATTTCGTCGTCCACGCGATCGGCTTCTCCGACAAGTCAGAGCTGCGCGGGCGCTACGTCGACACGTCGCGCGACAATTTCAAATCCACGATGGACATCTCGGTCTATTCCTTCACCGCCGTGTGCAAGGAAGCCGCCGCGATGATGAACGAGGGCGGCTCGCTGCTCACGCTCACCTATTACGGTGCCGAGCAGGTCATGCCGCATTACAACGTGATGGGCGTGGCGAAAGCGGCGCTGGAAGCCAGCGTGATGTATATCGCCGAAGATCTGGGCAAGGACGGCATCCGCTGCAACGCGATCTCCGCCGGCCCGATCAAGACCCTCGCGGCTTCGGGCATCGGTGATTTCCGCTACATCATGAAGTGGAACGAGCTGAACTCGCCGCTGCGTCGCAACGTGACGCAGGAAGAGGTCGGCAAGGCCGCGCTCTACCTGCTCTCCGATCTCGGTTCCGGCACCACCGGCGAGACGCTGCATGTCGACGCTGGCTATCACGTGGTGGGCATGAAAGCGGTCGACGCGCCCGATATCGACGTGGTCACCAAGCGGAAGGAATGA
- a CDS encoding LysE family translocator encodes MTLAALTAIYFVHLAAAMSPGPAVLLAARTGLREGFGRGIWLALGIGLGAVIWAAAALFGLALVFKVAPALLTTLKIAGAAYLLWLAYKMWRHAGDPMDEEIPDLPRTRSIPRLIWLGISTQLANPKPAVFFGTVFLTFIPPSAPAWAYVAILGIVMFNDAGWNVIVARIFSLEKTRAAYLNLKTVIERCFGGLLALLGLKLALS; translated from the coding sequence ATGACCCTCGCGGCCCTCACCGCGATCTATTTCGTGCATCTGGCCGCGGCGATGTCGCCGGGGCCAGCTGTGCTTTTGGCTGCGCGCACGGGTCTGCGCGAAGGCTTCGGACGCGGCATCTGGCTCGCGCTCGGCATCGGCTTGGGCGCGGTGATCTGGGCGGCGGCGGCGCTGTTCGGCCTCGCCCTCGTCTTCAAGGTCGCCCCTGCCCTGCTGACCACGCTCAAGATCGCGGGCGCGGCCTATCTGCTCTGGCTCGCCTATAAGATGTGGCGCCATGCGGGCGATCCGATGGATGAAGAGATCCCCGACCTGCCGCGCACCCGCTCGATCCCCCGGCTGATCTGGCTCGGCATCTCGACCCAGCTCGCCAACCCCAAACCCGCCGTGTTCTTCGGCACTGTCTTCCTGACCTTCATCCCGCCGTCGGCGCCCGCATGGGCCTATGTCGCGATCCTCGGCATCGTGATGTTCAACGATGCGGGATGGAACGTCATCGTCGCGCGGATCTTCTCGCTCGAGAAGACGCGCGCGGCCTATCTGAACCTGAAAACCGTGATCGAGCGCTGCTTTGGCGGCCTGCTGGCGCTGCTCGGTCTGAAACTCGCTCTGAGCTGA
- the gpt gene encoding xanthine phosphoribosyltransferase produces the protein MSDRLPHEKGFHVSWDQIHRDARALAWRLDGKGPGDGSWRAVVGITRGGLVPAAIVARELDIRTVDTISVKSYNHQEQREAQVIKPTQDSLMENGGEGVLIVDDLVDTGNTLKLVRDLFPKAQFATVYAKPMGAPLVDTFITEVSQDTWIFFPWDMALQYVQPYRGTD, from the coding sequence ATGTCCGATCGTCTGCCGCATGAAAAAGGCTTCCACGTCAGCTGGGACCAAATCCACCGGGATGCCCGTGCGCTGGCATGGCGCCTCGACGGCAAGGGCCCGGGCGACGGCAGCTGGCGCGCCGTGGTGGGCATCACCCGTGGCGGCCTCGTTCCGGCGGCGATCGTCGCGCGCGAACTGGACATCCGCACGGTCGATACGATCTCGGTCAAAAGCTACAACCATCAGGAACAGCGCGAAGCGCAGGTCATCAAGCCGACGCAAGACAGCCTGATGGAAAACGGCGGCGAGGGCGTGCTGATCGTCGACGACCTCGTCGATACCGGCAACACACTGAAGCTGGTGCGCGACCTCTTCCCGAAGGCGCAATTCGCCACCGTCTACGCCAAGCCGATGGGCGCGCCGCTGGTCGACACCTTCATCACCGAGGTCAGCCAGGACACCTGGATCTTCTTCCCCTGGGACATGGCGCTGCAATATGTGCAGCCCTATC